The following proteins are encoded in a genomic region of Mycoplasma sp. NEAQ87857:
- a CDS encoding DNA polymerase IV, which produces MLNSYIFHIDFDCFFVSAIRKIRPNLKNKPVAICKNAMHAIAVSISYELRNLGIKVGATKQEILKKEPKTIFVESHFELFNYVSSEIFDYIAKNISNKIEISSIDECYIDVSHLVNNDNQAKALAKKIQNIILKRFDIPVTIGISNNKFAAKLTTNINKPFGIGLTNQENFKSNFFDLPIAKYHGIGKKIAFKLQQIGINTIGDLAACKIDDIRLDAILGSLTYKYLEVLNPDFTQHISYKDTQPKGIGNEITFNNKFISLEEIQNNLNNLAKKVSTRMIQHNLVGDVLTINVRLNGKKWTNKQVKLNSFTNDYLIIFHNAMALFNDFFEEQLILGIGIRMSNLTSVFDHYQKQSLFDQIQDSKTSYQVQKIINQINRKIKNNITMTMKDYQKKKSQSDFLGEFSQTQGIYKK; this is translated from the coding sequence ATGCTTAATTCATATATTTTTCATATTGATTTTGATTGCTTTTTTGTTAGCGCGATACGAAAAATTCGACCTAATTTAAAAAATAAACCAGTAGCAATTTGTAAAAATGCAATGCATGCAATTGCTGTAAGCATTAGTTATGAACTTAGAAATCTCGGGATTAAAGTTGGAGCTACTAAGCAAGAAATTTTAAAAAAAGAACCTAAAACTATATTTGTTGAAAGTCATTTTGAGCTATTTAACTATGTTTCAAGTGAAATTTTTGATTATATAGCTAAAAATATTTCAAACAAGATTGAAATTTCATCAATTGATGAGTGCTATATAGATGTTTCACATTTGGTTAATAATGATAATCAAGCTAAAGCTTTAGCTAAAAAGATTCAAAACATTATTCTAAAAAGATTTGATATTCCTGTTACTATTGGAATATCAAATAATAAATTTGCTGCAAAATTAACCACTAACATTAATAAACCATTTGGAATAGGTTTAACTAATCAAGAAAACTTTAAAAGCAATTTTTTTGATTTACCAATAGCTAAATATCATGGAATAGGCAAAAAAATTGCTTTTAAATTACAACAAATAGGAATTAATACTATTGGCGATTTAGCAGCTTGTAAAATAGATGATATAAGACTAGATGCGATTTTAGGTTCATTAACTTATAAGTATTTAGAAGTATTAAATCCTGATTTTACTCAACATATTAGTTATAAAGATACTCAACCTAAAGGGATAGGTAATGAAATTACTTTTAATAATAAGTTTATAAGTTTAGAAGAAATTCAAAATAATCTTAATAACTTAGCTAAAAAAGTAAGCACTAGAATGATTCAACATAATTTAGTTGGAGATGTATTAACTATTAATGTCAGATTAAATGGTAAAAAATGAACTAACAAACAAGTTAAATTAAATTCATTTACTAATGATTATTTAATTATTTTTCATAATGCTATGGCATTATTTAATGATTTTTTTGAAGAACAATTAATTCTAGGAATTGGTATAAGAATGAGTAATTTAACTAGTGTTTTTGATCATTATCAAAAACAATCATTATTTGATCAAATTCAAGATTCTAAAACATCATACCAAGTGCAAAAAATTATTAATCAAATCAATCGCAAAATTAAAAACAATATTACAATGACAATGAAAGATTATCAAAAGAAAAAATCACAAAGTGATTTTTTAGGTGAATTTAGTCAAACACAAGGAATATATAAAAAATAG
- a CDS encoding pseudouridine synthase: MQPERIQKLLSKAGIASRREAENLIKAKRVKINNQIAQIGDKATFKDNILVDNKPIQEENKVYFVLNKPPKTICSLKDNFNRKIVTDLIDTPYKIFPVGRLDYDTTGVLILTNDGDLANKLMHPKYKIVRVYRARLNSPLTKMELAKLNKPVMINKAFSNQDVIPVEGTSKTYFVILTVGTYHHVKKLFKTVNKEVINLKRIEFGGVTVKGIPVGEYRKLNFKEIKILKQLTADK, from the coding sequence ATGCAACCTGAAAGAATTCAAAAACTACTATCTAAAGCTGGTATAGCTTCAAGAAGAGAAGCAGAAAATTTAATTAAAGCTAAAAGAGTTAAAATCAATAATCAAATTGCTCAAATTGGTGATAAAGCTACCTTTAAGGACAATATTTTAGTTGATAATAAACCAATTCAAGAAGAAAACAAAGTTTATTTTGTTTTAAATAAACCACCAAAAACTATTTGTAGTTTAAAAGATAACTTCAATCGTAAAATTGTTACTGATTTAATTGATACACCTTATAAAATTTTCCCTGTAGGAAGATTGGATTATGATACTACTGGAGTATTAATTTTAACTAATGATGGTGATTTAGCTAATAAATTAATGCATCCTAAGTACAAAATTGTTAGAGTTTATCGTGCAAGATTAAATTCACCTTTAACTAAAATGGAATTAGCTAAGTTGAATAAACCAGTTATGATCAACAAAGCTTTTAGTAACCAAGATGTTATTCCAGTAGAAGGAACTAGCAAAACTTATTTTGTAATTTTAACCGTAGGAACTTATCACCATGTTAAAAAATTATTCAAAACAGTTAATAAAGAAGTTATTAACTTAAAAAGAATTGAATTTGGTGGAGTTACTGTTAAAGGAATACCTGTAGGAGAATATCGTAAGCTTAATTTTAAAGAAATTAAGATTCTTAAACAATTAACAGCTGATAAGTAA
- a CDS encoding iron-sulfur cluster assembly scaffold protein has product MHFNQNQAREIIMNHYINSNNKQSLTNFDTVFSTTCSDKLEITFTNNNNVISDIKFNGHGCAVFIASCDLFIDLVQNKPLAEIKQLASNFIKFINQEPIKDDVIASLGDLWVFYNVKTHLNRVNCASLCAKYFLDLDA; this is encoded by the coding sequence ATGCATTTTAACCAAAATCAAGCACGTGAAATCATAATGAATCACTATATTAACTCAAATAATAAACAATCTTTAACTAATTTTGATACAGTATTTAGTACTACTTGTTCAGATAAATTAGAAATTACTTTTACTAATAACAATAATGTAATTAGTGATATTAAATTTAATGGTCATGGTTGTGCTGTATTTATTGCTAGTTGTGATTTATTTATTGATTTAGTTCAAAATAAACCTTTAGCTGAAATTAAACAATTAGCAAGCAATTTTATTAAATTTATCAATCAAGAACCAATTAAAGATGATGTTATAGCTTCATTAGGTGATTTATGAGTTTTTTATAATGTTAAAACTCATTTAAATAGAGTTAATTGTGCAAGTTTGTGTGCAAAATACTTTTTAGATTTAGATGCTTAA
- a CDS encoding nicotinate-nucleotide adenylyltransferase yields the protein MKIGIYGGSFDPIHQGHIKSARYAIKELNLDKLIFVPTNCSPFKKNKSKTSNQDKLNMINLVLEDKMEVSDFEIKRGGVSYTIDTVKYFANKYKKDQLYLIIGSDNLTKLNKWKDIDTISQLAQIAVLRREAKINKLNLKKYNGILLKNRLYDFSSTNFKKGFLDLVDDKVLNYIQARGLYLEQIIHNSLTALRAKHSVSTASFAAELAKAHNLDAKQAYTAGLVHDIAKEWSIASSRSFIQEYQPELINASDFELHQICGALWLKYGYKLQDQAVIEAVRYHTTMKLEMSDLDKILFIADKICQGRKFPGIQKVRELCFKDLNQGFKEVVYQTYLFNINKGVEFSPLALEIYQKHMGGK from the coding sequence ATGAAAATAGGAATTTATGGTGGAAGTTTTGACCCAATTCATCAAGGTCATATTAAATCTGCAAGATATGCAATTAAAGAGCTAAATTTAGATAAATTAATTTTTGTCCCAACTAATTGCTCACCTTTTAAAAAAAATAAATCAAAAACTTCTAATCAAGATAAACTAAATATGATTAATTTAGTTTTAGAAGATAAAATGGAAGTTAGTGATTTTGAAATCAAACGTGGAGGAGTTAGTTATACTATTGATACTGTTAAATATTTTGCTAACAAATATAAAAAAGATCAATTATATTTAATTATTGGTTCAGATAATTTAACTAAATTAAATAAATGAAAAGATATTGATACTATTAGTCAATTAGCTCAAATAGCAGTATTACGTAGAGAGGCAAAAATCAATAAATTAAACTTAAAAAAATATAATGGAATTTTATTGAAAAATCGTTTATACGATTTTTCATCAACTAACTTTAAAAAAGGATTTTTAGATTTAGTAGATGATAAAGTATTAAATTATATTCAAGCTAGAGGTTTATATTTAGAACAAATTATTCATAATAGTTTAACTGCTTTAAGAGCTAAACACTCAGTATCAACTGCAAGCTTTGCTGCAGAATTAGCTAAAGCACATAACTTAGATGCTAAACAAGCTTACACAGCAGGATTAGTGCATGATATTGCTAAAGAATGATCTATTGCTAGTTCTAGAAGTTTTATTCAAGAATATCAACCAGAATTAATTAATGCAAGTGATTTTGAACTTCATCAAATTTGTGGTGCTTTATGATTGAAATATGGATATAAATTACAAGATCAAGCAGTAATTGAAGCTGTAAGATACCACACTACTATGAAATTAGAAATGAGCGATTTAGATAAAATTCTTTTTATTGCAGATAAAATATGCCAAGGACGTAAATTCCCTGGAATTCAAAAAGTAAGAGAATTATGCTTTAAGGATTTAAATCAAGGTTTTAAAGAGGTAGTTTATCAAACTTATTTATTTAATATTAATAAAGGTGTAGAATTTAGTCCTCTTGCTTTAGAAATTTATCAAAAACATATGGGAGGAAAATAA
- a CDS encoding transcription antitermination factor NusB, which produces MNHKTRRQIRIEIIQILYKFELLETPIDLKTIMDEFPYINDEQLLTIKKIAKNYDFLKKTISKFMNRDWSWDRVSPLIRGILLNSANELFFLPPRIVINEALEITKTYFPKANLSEEELKKDREFDHIQYRFVNGILENYYKLLVHLEYYSAKDDAVSEKESK; this is translated from the coding sequence ATGAACCATAAAACGAGAAGACAAATAAGAATAGAAATTATTCAAATTTTATATAAATTTGAACTATTAGAAACACCCATAGATTTAAAAACTATTATGGATGAATTCCCATATATCAATGATGAACAACTATTAACTATAAAGAAAATTGCCAAAAACTATGATTTTTTAAAGAAAACAATTTCCAAATTTATGAATCGAGATTGATCTTGAGATAGAGTAAGTCCTTTAATTCGTGGTATTTTATTAAACTCAGCTAATGAATTATTTTTCTTGCCACCAAGAATTGTCATCAATGAAGCTCTTGAAATTACTAAAACCTATTTCCCAAAAGCGAATCTAAGTGAAGAAGAACTTAAAAAAGATCGTGAATTTGATCACATTCAATATCGTTTTGTCAATGGTATTTTAGAAAACTACTATAAATTATTAGTACATTTAGAATACTATTCAGCTAAAGATGATGCTGTTTCAGAAAAAGAAAGTAAATAA
- a CDS encoding aminotransferase class V-fold PLP-dependent enzyme translates to MNQKIRDQFPILQDITYFDSAALVLKPKIAIDAMNDFYLNKSISSRTADTPLGNIVNQVILETRQKVAHLLDAKDNEVIFTSGTTESINYFANMVSSLIQANDVILLSAYNHSSNLIPWFELAKRTNAIIKISQNIIDDIDDKVKIVAISQETNNFNQNFDINLIANYAHKHNAIVFSDAAQAISHQKVSLNTVDVVAFSTNKFYGPTGMGVLAIKESILKQLRPTKFGGGSVDEILKDANWTMKKTISAFEPGTPDLAGFFMFDKALDFFNSIGYEKSQAILLELSNYLHAELNKLDNVQVYTKAGDNIALINLYLKVNDQKVMINPQDVATYLGDRNIYTIAGIFCAPYLRNIKQQYSYLRISLGIYNTKDDIDKLIKALANGGDFYAF, encoded by the coding sequence ATGAATCAAAAAATTAGAGATCAATTTCCAATCTTACAAGACATCACTTATTTTGATAGTGCAGCTTTAGTATTAAAACCCAAAATAGCAATTGATGCAATGAATGATTTTTATTTAAATAAATCAATATCTTCTAGAACTGCTGATACACCTTTAGGTAATATAGTCAATCAAGTAATCTTAGAAACTAGACAAAAAGTAGCACATTTATTAGATGCAAAAGATAATGAAGTTATATTCACTAGTGGAACTACTGAATCAATTAATTATTTTGCTAATATGGTAAGTAGTCTTATTCAAGCAAATGATGTGATTTTACTTAGTGCTTATAATCATTCATCCAATTTAATTCCTTGGTTTGAATTAGCAAAAAGAACTAATGCAATCATTAAAATCTCTCAAAACATCATTGATGATATTGATGATAAAGTCAAAATTGTAGCCATTAGTCAAGAAACAAACAATTTCAACCAAAACTTTGATATAAATTTAATAGCTAATTATGCTCATAAGCATAATGCTATAGTGTTTTCAGATGCCGCTCAAGCAATTAGTCATCAAAAAGTATCATTAAATACCGTTGATGTAGTAGCATTTAGTACCAATAAGTTTTATGGACCTACTGGAATGGGAGTATTAGCAATTAAAGAATCAATTTTAAAACAACTTCGTCCAACTAAATTTGGTGGAGGAAGTGTTGATGAAATATTAAAAGATGCTAATTGAACAATGAAAAAAACTATTTCAGCTTTTGAACCAGGAACACCTGATTTAGCAGGATTTTTTATGTTTGATAAAGCTTTAGATTTCTTTAATTCTATAGGGTATGAAAAATCTCAAGCAATCTTATTAGAATTATCTAATTATTTACATGCTGAATTAAATAAATTAGATAATGTTCAAGTTTATACCAAAGCCGGAGATAATATTGCTTTAATTAATCTTTATTTAAAAGTAAATGATCAAAAAGTAATGATTAATCCTCAAGATGTAGCAACTTATTTAGGTGATAGAAATATTTATACTATTGCAGGAATATTTTGTGCTCCATATTTAAGAAATATTAAACAACAATATTCTTATTTAAGAATATCACTAGGGATTTATAATACTAAAGATGACATTGATAAATTAATCAAAGCATTAGCTAATGGAGGAGATTTTTATGCATTTTAA